Proteins co-encoded in one Erinaceus europaeus chromosome 2, mEriEur2.1, whole genome shotgun sequence genomic window:
- the DPF1 gene encoding zinc finger protein neuro-d4 isoform X1 encodes MNEIVARWAAERAAQAGLGPRAAAAAAPRAGGGPAERAMATAIQNPLKSLGEDFYREAIEHCRSYNARLCAERSLRLPFLDSQTGVAQNNCYIWMEKTHRGPGLAPGQIYTYPARCWRKKRRLNILEDPRLRPCEYKIDCEAPLKKEGGLPEGPVLEALLCAETGEKKIELKEEETIMDCQKQQLLEFPHDLEVEDLEDDIPRRKNRAKGKAYGIGGLRKRQDTASLEDRDKPYVCDICGKRYKNRPGLSYHYTHTHLAEEEGEENAERHALPFHRKNNHKQFYKELAWVPEAQRKHTAKKAPDGTVIPNGYCDFCLGGSKKTGCPEDLISCADCGRSGHPSCLQFTVNMTAAVRTYRWQCIECKSCSLCGTSENDGASRAGLAPQDQLLFCDDCDRGYHMYCLSPPMAEPPEGSWSCHLCLRHLKEKASAYITLT; translated from the exons ATGAATGAAATCGTAGCGCGCTGGGCGGCAGAGCGGGCGGCGCAGGCCGGGCTGGGCCCGCgcgcggcggcggcagcggcgccCCGGGCCGGAGGCGGCCCAGCTGAGCGGGCCATGGCCACCGCCATTCAGAACCCGCTCAAGTC CCTAGGCGAGGACTTCTACCGAGAGGCCATAGAGCACTGCCGCAGCTACAACGCCCGCCTGTGTGCGGAGCGCAGCCTGCGGCTGCCATTCCTCGACTCACAGACCGGAGTGGCCCAGAACAACTGCTACATCTGGATGGAGAAGACCCACCGCGGGCCGG GTTTGGCCCCGGGACAGATCTACACGTACCCCGCACGCTGCTGGAGAAAGAAACGGAGACTCAACATCCTGGAGGACCCCAGGCTCAGGCCCTGCGAGTACAAGATTG ACTGTGAGGCACccctgaagaaggagggaggcCTCCCAGAAGGGCCAGTCCTTGAGGCTCTCCTGTGTGCTGAGACAGGAGAGAAGAAGATTGagttgaaggaggaggagaccaTTATGGATTGCCAG AAACAGCAGCTGCTGGAGTTCCCACACGATCTCGAGGTGGAGGACTTGGAGGATGACATCCCTAGGAGGAAGAACAGGGCCAAGGGAAAG gcatATGGCATCGGGGGCCTTCGGAAACGCCAGGACACCGCTTCCCTAGAGGACCGAGACAAGCCGTATGTCTGTGATA TCTGTGGGAAGCGGTATAAGAACCGGCCGGGGCTCAGCTACCACTACACCCACACCCACCTGGCtgaggaggagggtgaggagaacGCTGAACGCCACGCCCTGCCCTTCCATCGAAAAAACAACCACAAAC agttttaCAAAGAATTGGCCTGGGTCCCTGAGGCACAGAGGAAACACACAG CTAAGAAGGCACCTGATGGCACTGTCATCCCCAACGGCTACTGTGACTTTTGCCTTGGGGGCTCCAAGAAGACAGGGTGTCCTGAGGACCTCATCTCCTGTGCCGACTGTGGGCGATCAG GCCACCCCTCGTGTTTACAGTTCACGGTGAACATGACGGCAGCTGTGCGGACCTACCGCTGGCAGTGCATTGAGTGCAAGTCCTGCAGCCTGTGTGGCACCTCGGAGAACGAT GGTGCCAGCAGGGCGGGTCTCGCCCCCCAGGACCAGCTGCTGTTTTGTGATGACTGCGATCGAGGTTACCACATGTACTGTCTGAGTCCCCCCATGGCGGAGCCCCCAGAAG GGAGCTGGAGCTGTCACCTCTGCCTTCGGCACCTAAAAGAGAAGGCCTCTGCCTACATCACCCTAACCTAG
- the DPF1 gene encoding zinc finger protein neuro-d4 isoform X3, protein MNEIVARWAAERAAQAGLGPRAAAAAAPRAGGGPAERAMATAIQNPLKSLGEDFYREAIEHCRSYNARLCAERSLRLPFLDSQTGVAQNNCYIWMEKTHRGPGLAPGQIYTYPARCWRKKRRLNILEDPRLRPCEYKIDCEAPLKKEGGLPEGPVLEALLCAETGEKKIELKEEETIMDCQKQQLLEFPHDLEVEDLEDDIPRRKNRAKGKAYGIGGLRKRQDTASLEDRDKPYVCDICGKRYKNRPGLSYHYTHTHLAEEEGEENAERHALPFHRKNNHKQFYKELAWVPEAQRKHTAKKAPDGTVIPNGYCDFCLGGSKKTGCPEDLISCADCGRSGHPSCLQFTVNMTAAVRTYRWQCIECKSCSLCGTSENDDQLLFCDDCDRGYHMYCLSPPMAEPPEGSWSCHLCLRHLKEKASAYITLT, encoded by the exons ATGAATGAAATCGTAGCGCGCTGGGCGGCAGAGCGGGCGGCGCAGGCCGGGCTGGGCCCGCgcgcggcggcggcagcggcgccCCGGGCCGGAGGCGGCCCAGCTGAGCGGGCCATGGCCACCGCCATTCAGAACCCGCTCAAGTC CCTAGGCGAGGACTTCTACCGAGAGGCCATAGAGCACTGCCGCAGCTACAACGCCCGCCTGTGTGCGGAGCGCAGCCTGCGGCTGCCATTCCTCGACTCACAGACCGGAGTGGCCCAGAACAACTGCTACATCTGGATGGAGAAGACCCACCGCGGGCCGG GTTTGGCCCCGGGACAGATCTACACGTACCCCGCACGCTGCTGGAGAAAGAAACGGAGACTCAACATCCTGGAGGACCCCAGGCTCAGGCCCTGCGAGTACAAGATTG ACTGTGAGGCACccctgaagaaggagggaggcCTCCCAGAAGGGCCAGTCCTTGAGGCTCTCCTGTGTGCTGAGACAGGAGAGAAGAAGATTGagttgaaggaggaggagaccaTTATGGATTGCCAG AAACAGCAGCTGCTGGAGTTCCCACACGATCTCGAGGTGGAGGACTTGGAGGATGACATCCCTAGGAGGAAGAACAGGGCCAAGGGAAAG gcatATGGCATCGGGGGCCTTCGGAAACGCCAGGACACCGCTTCCCTAGAGGACCGAGACAAGCCGTATGTCTGTGATA TCTGTGGGAAGCGGTATAAGAACCGGCCGGGGCTCAGCTACCACTACACCCACACCCACCTGGCtgaggaggagggtgaggagaacGCTGAACGCCACGCCCTGCCCTTCCATCGAAAAAACAACCACAAAC agttttaCAAAGAATTGGCCTGGGTCCCTGAGGCACAGAGGAAACACACAG CTAAGAAGGCACCTGATGGCACTGTCATCCCCAACGGCTACTGTGACTTTTGCCTTGGGGGCTCCAAGAAGACAGGGTGTCCTGAGGACCTCATCTCCTGTGCCGACTGTGGGCGATCAG GCCACCCCTCGTGTTTACAGTTCACGGTGAACATGACGGCAGCTGTGCGGACCTACCGCTGGCAGTGCATTGAGTGCAAGTCCTGCAGCCTGTGTGGCACCTCGGAGAACGAT GACCAGCTGCTGTTTTGTGATGACTGCGATCGAGGTTACCACATGTACTGTCTGAGTCCCCCCATGGCGGAGCCCCCAGAAG GGAGCTGGAGCTGTCACCTCTGCCTTCGGCACCTAAAAGAGAAGGCCTCTGCCTACATCACCCTAACCTAG
- the DPF1 gene encoding zinc finger protein neuro-d4 isoform X2 codes for MATVIPGPLSLGEDFYREAIEHCRSYNARLCAERSLRLPFLDSQTGVAQNNCYIWMEKTHRGPGLAPGQIYTYPARCWRKKRRLNILEDPRLRPCEYKIDCEAPLKKEGGLPEGPVLEALLCAETGEKKIELKEEETIMDCQKQQLLEFPHDLEVEDLEDDIPRRKNRAKGKAYGIGGLRKRQDTASLEDRDKPYVCDICGKRYKNRPGLSYHYTHTHLAEEEGEENAERHALPFHRKNNHKQFYKELAWVPEAQRKHTAKKAPDGTVIPNGYCDFCLGGSKKTGCPEDLISCADCGRSGHPSCLQFTVNMTAAVRTYRWQCIECKSCSLCGTSENDGASRAGLAPQDQLLFCDDCDRGYHMYCLSPPMAEPPEGSWSCHLCLRHLKEKASAYITLT; via the exons ATGGCCACGGTCATCCCCGGCCCCCTGAG CCTAGGCGAGGACTTCTACCGAGAGGCCATAGAGCACTGCCGCAGCTACAACGCCCGCCTGTGTGCGGAGCGCAGCCTGCGGCTGCCATTCCTCGACTCACAGACCGGAGTGGCCCAGAACAACTGCTACATCTGGATGGAGAAGACCCACCGCGGGCCGG GTTTGGCCCCGGGACAGATCTACACGTACCCCGCACGCTGCTGGAGAAAGAAACGGAGACTCAACATCCTGGAGGACCCCAGGCTCAGGCCCTGCGAGTACAAGATTG ACTGTGAGGCACccctgaagaaggagggaggcCTCCCAGAAGGGCCAGTCCTTGAGGCTCTCCTGTGTGCTGAGACAGGAGAGAAGAAGATTGagttgaaggaggaggagaccaTTATGGATTGCCAG AAACAGCAGCTGCTGGAGTTCCCACACGATCTCGAGGTGGAGGACTTGGAGGATGACATCCCTAGGAGGAAGAACAGGGCCAAGGGAAAG gcatATGGCATCGGGGGCCTTCGGAAACGCCAGGACACCGCTTCCCTAGAGGACCGAGACAAGCCGTATGTCTGTGATA TCTGTGGGAAGCGGTATAAGAACCGGCCGGGGCTCAGCTACCACTACACCCACACCCACCTGGCtgaggaggagggtgaggagaacGCTGAACGCCACGCCCTGCCCTTCCATCGAAAAAACAACCACAAAC agttttaCAAAGAATTGGCCTGGGTCCCTGAGGCACAGAGGAAACACACAG CTAAGAAGGCACCTGATGGCACTGTCATCCCCAACGGCTACTGTGACTTTTGCCTTGGGGGCTCCAAGAAGACAGGGTGTCCTGAGGACCTCATCTCCTGTGCCGACTGTGGGCGATCAG GCCACCCCTCGTGTTTACAGTTCACGGTGAACATGACGGCAGCTGTGCGGACCTACCGCTGGCAGTGCATTGAGTGCAAGTCCTGCAGCCTGTGTGGCACCTCGGAGAACGAT GGTGCCAGCAGGGCGGGTCTCGCCCCCCAGGACCAGCTGCTGTTTTGTGATGACTGCGATCGAGGTTACCACATGTACTGTCTGAGTCCCCCCATGGCGGAGCCCCCAGAAG GGAGCTGGAGCTGTCACCTCTGCCTTCGGCACCTAAAAGAGAAGGCCTCTGCCTACATCACCCTAACCTAG
- the DPF1 gene encoding zinc finger protein neuro-d4 isoform X4, whose protein sequence is MATVIPGPLSLGEDFYREAIEHCRSYNARLCAERSLRLPFLDSQTGVAQNNCYIWMEKTHRGPGLAPGQIYTYPARCWRKKRRLNILEDPRLRPCEYKIDCEAPLKKEGGLPEGPVLEALLCAETGEKKIELKEEETIMDCQKQQLLEFPHDLEVEDLEDDIPRRKNRAKGKAYGIGGLRKRQDTASLEDRDKPYVCDICGKRYKNRPGLSYHYTHTHLAEEEGEENAERHALPFHRKNNHKQFYKELAWVPEAQRKHTAKKAPDGTVIPNGYCDFCLGGSKKTGCPEDLISCADCGRSGHPSCLQFTVNMTAAVRTYRWQCIECKSCSLCGTSENDDQLLFCDDCDRGYHMYCLSPPMAEPPEGSWSCHLCLRHLKEKASAYITLT, encoded by the exons ATGGCCACGGTCATCCCCGGCCCCCTGAG CCTAGGCGAGGACTTCTACCGAGAGGCCATAGAGCACTGCCGCAGCTACAACGCCCGCCTGTGTGCGGAGCGCAGCCTGCGGCTGCCATTCCTCGACTCACAGACCGGAGTGGCCCAGAACAACTGCTACATCTGGATGGAGAAGACCCACCGCGGGCCGG GTTTGGCCCCGGGACAGATCTACACGTACCCCGCACGCTGCTGGAGAAAGAAACGGAGACTCAACATCCTGGAGGACCCCAGGCTCAGGCCCTGCGAGTACAAGATTG ACTGTGAGGCACccctgaagaaggagggaggcCTCCCAGAAGGGCCAGTCCTTGAGGCTCTCCTGTGTGCTGAGACAGGAGAGAAGAAGATTGagttgaaggaggaggagaccaTTATGGATTGCCAG AAACAGCAGCTGCTGGAGTTCCCACACGATCTCGAGGTGGAGGACTTGGAGGATGACATCCCTAGGAGGAAGAACAGGGCCAAGGGAAAG gcatATGGCATCGGGGGCCTTCGGAAACGCCAGGACACCGCTTCCCTAGAGGACCGAGACAAGCCGTATGTCTGTGATA TCTGTGGGAAGCGGTATAAGAACCGGCCGGGGCTCAGCTACCACTACACCCACACCCACCTGGCtgaggaggagggtgaggagaacGCTGAACGCCACGCCCTGCCCTTCCATCGAAAAAACAACCACAAAC agttttaCAAAGAATTGGCCTGGGTCCCTGAGGCACAGAGGAAACACACAG CTAAGAAGGCACCTGATGGCACTGTCATCCCCAACGGCTACTGTGACTTTTGCCTTGGGGGCTCCAAGAAGACAGGGTGTCCTGAGGACCTCATCTCCTGTGCCGACTGTGGGCGATCAG GCCACCCCTCGTGTTTACAGTTCACGGTGAACATGACGGCAGCTGTGCGGACCTACCGCTGGCAGTGCATTGAGTGCAAGTCCTGCAGCCTGTGTGGCACCTCGGAGAACGAT GACCAGCTGCTGTTTTGTGATGACTGCGATCGAGGTTACCACATGTACTGTCTGAGTCCCCCCATGGCGGAGCCCCCAGAAG GGAGCTGGAGCTGTCACCTCTGCCTTCGGCACCTAAAAGAGAAGGCCTCTGCCTACATCACCCTAACCTAG
- the DPF1 gene encoding zinc finger protein neuro-d4 isoform X5 → MEKTHRGPGLAPGQIYTYPARCWRKKRRLNILEDPRLRPCEYKIDCEAPLKKEGGLPEGPVLEALLCAETGEKKIELKEEETIMDCQKQQLLEFPHDLEVEDLEDDIPRRKNRAKGKAYGIGGLRKRQDTASLEDRDKPYVCDICGKRYKNRPGLSYHYTHTHLAEEEGEENAERHALPFHRKNNHKQFYKELAWVPEAQRKHTAKKAPDGTVIPNGYCDFCLGGSKKTGCPEDLISCADCGRSGHPSCLQFTVNMTAAVRTYRWQCIECKSCSLCGTSENDGASRAGLAPQDQLLFCDDCDRGYHMYCLSPPMAEPPEGSWSCHLCLRHLKEKASAYITLT, encoded by the exons ATGGAGAAGACCCACCGCGGGCCGG GTTTGGCCCCGGGACAGATCTACACGTACCCCGCACGCTGCTGGAGAAAGAAACGGAGACTCAACATCCTGGAGGACCCCAGGCTCAGGCCCTGCGAGTACAAGATTG ACTGTGAGGCACccctgaagaaggagggaggcCTCCCAGAAGGGCCAGTCCTTGAGGCTCTCCTGTGTGCTGAGACAGGAGAGAAGAAGATTGagttgaaggaggaggagaccaTTATGGATTGCCAG AAACAGCAGCTGCTGGAGTTCCCACACGATCTCGAGGTGGAGGACTTGGAGGATGACATCCCTAGGAGGAAGAACAGGGCCAAGGGAAAG gcatATGGCATCGGGGGCCTTCGGAAACGCCAGGACACCGCTTCCCTAGAGGACCGAGACAAGCCGTATGTCTGTGATA TCTGTGGGAAGCGGTATAAGAACCGGCCGGGGCTCAGCTACCACTACACCCACACCCACCTGGCtgaggaggagggtgaggagaacGCTGAACGCCACGCCCTGCCCTTCCATCGAAAAAACAACCACAAAC agttttaCAAAGAATTGGCCTGGGTCCCTGAGGCACAGAGGAAACACACAG CTAAGAAGGCACCTGATGGCACTGTCATCCCCAACGGCTACTGTGACTTTTGCCTTGGGGGCTCCAAGAAGACAGGGTGTCCTGAGGACCTCATCTCCTGTGCCGACTGTGGGCGATCAG GCCACCCCTCGTGTTTACAGTTCACGGTGAACATGACGGCAGCTGTGCGGACCTACCGCTGGCAGTGCATTGAGTGCAAGTCCTGCAGCCTGTGTGGCACCTCGGAGAACGAT GGTGCCAGCAGGGCGGGTCTCGCCCCCCAGGACCAGCTGCTGTTTTGTGATGACTGCGATCGAGGTTACCACATGTACTGTCTGAGTCCCCCCATGGCGGAGCCCCCAGAAG GGAGCTGGAGCTGTCACCTCTGCCTTCGGCACCTAAAAGAGAAGGCCTCTGCCTACATCACCCTAACCTAG